From Alcaligenes faecalis, the proteins below share one genomic window:
- a CDS encoding MarR family winged helix-turn-helix transcriptional regulator, protein MKLEAKYQALLSHAEQQKGVNVQGMSLCFQLLSLSARIDRDCAALLAPHGLSEARFVLLFLLEEAPDGMPSHILAERAGVTRATVTTLVDGLLKAGLVQRFAAEADRRSVMVKLSPQGAELARMLVATHAQWIGNLFKHLSEAECTQLGALLSKAAAGEQAP, encoded by the coding sequence ATGAAACTGGAAGCGAAATATCAGGCCTTGCTCTCGCACGCAGAGCAGCAGAAGGGCGTCAATGTTCAGGGTATGTCCCTGTGTTTTCAGCTCCTGTCCTTGTCCGCTCGTATTGATCGAGACTGCGCCGCCTTGCTGGCGCCCCATGGCTTGAGCGAAGCCCGTTTTGTGCTTTTGTTTCTGCTGGAAGAGGCGCCCGACGGCATGCCCTCCCACATTCTGGCTGAGCGGGCAGGCGTTACGCGGGCAACCGTTACAACCCTGGTGGATGGGCTGCTCAAGGCGGGCCTGGTGCAACGCTTTGCGGCCGAGGCAGATCGGCGTTCTGTCATGGTGAAACTGAGCCCTCAGGGGGCGGAACTGGCCAGGATGCTGGTAGCAACCCACGCACAGTGGATAGGCAATTTGTTCAAGCACTTGTCCGAGGCAGAGTGCACACAGCTTGGTGCCTTGTTGAGCAAAGCGGCTGCTGGGGAGCAAGCACCATGA
- a CDS encoding pyridoxal phosphate-dependent aminotransferase, whose protein sequence is MNSIKKSSKLANVLYDIRGPIMDRAKQMEDEGQQLIKLNIGNLAVFGFDAPEEIQLDMIRNLPNSSGYSDSKGIFAARKAVMHYTQEQGIKGVTLEDIYLGNGASELIAMATNALLDDGDELLLPMPDYPLWTAVTSLSGGTPVHYLCDESNGWIPDLDDIRSKITPRTKGLVVINPNNPTGVLYPDSVLQALVDIAREFNLVLLADEVYDKVLFDDMKHTALGSLSTDVLTLTFNSLSKSYRACGYRAGWLVISGDKKAGADYIEGLSMLANMKLCANVPGQWAIQTALGGYQSINDLVCEGGRLRRQRDLAYELITAIPGVSCVMPHAALYMFPRLDPEVYPIKDDRQFFLQLLEATRVMLVQGTGFNWPHPDHFRMVFLPHEPDLREAISRMAKFLKDYRIKHGTERPEFAQASTSAVDSAEAE, encoded by the coding sequence ATGAATAGCATCAAGAAATCGAGCAAATTGGCGAATGTTTTGTACGATATTCGCGGCCCCATCATGGACCGGGCCAAGCAAATGGAAGACGAAGGTCAGCAACTGATCAAGCTGAACATCGGCAACTTGGCGGTATTCGGTTTTGATGCCCCGGAAGAGATCCAGCTCGACATGATCCGCAACCTGCCCAACTCCTCGGGCTACTCGGACAGCAAAGGTATTTTTGCCGCGCGTAAAGCCGTCATGCACTACACCCAGGAGCAAGGCATCAAGGGTGTGACGCTGGAAGATATTTACCTGGGCAATGGCGCCTCTGAACTGATTGCCATGGCCACCAATGCTCTGCTGGATGATGGCGACGAACTGCTCCTGCCCATGCCCGACTACCCGCTGTGGACAGCGGTTACCAGCCTGTCCGGCGGTACGCCCGTCCATTATTTGTGCGACGAGTCCAACGGCTGGATTCCTGACCTGGACGATATCCGTTCCAAGATCACTCCCCGCACCAAGGGCCTGGTGGTCATCAACCCGAACAACCCTACCGGCGTGCTCTATCCGGACTCGGTGTTGCAAGCCCTGGTCGATATTGCCCGCGAATTCAATCTGGTCTTGTTGGCCGACGAAGTCTACGACAAGGTCTTGTTTGACGACATGAAACACACAGCGCTGGGCAGCCTGTCTACCGACGTGCTGACCTTGACCTTCAACTCCCTGTCCAAGAGCTACCGCGCATGTGGTTACCGTGCTGGCTGGCTGGTGATTTCCGGTGACAAGAAAGCAGGTGCCGACTACATCGAAGGGCTGAGCATGTTGGCCAATATGAAGCTGTGCGCGAACGTGCCCGGCCAATGGGCCATTCAGACCGCCTTGGGTGGCTATCAAAGCATCAACGATCTGGTTTGCGAGGGTGGGCGCCTGCGTCGTCAGCGCGATCTGGCTTACGAACTGATCACCGCCATTCCAGGGGTCAGCTGCGTGATGCCCCACGCCGCCCTGTACATGTTCCCGCGTCTGGACCCCGAGGTTTATCCCATCAAGGATGACCGCCAGTTCTTCCTGCAACTGCTGGAAGCCACCCGCGTGATGCTGGTACAAGGCACGGGCTTTAACTGGCCTCATCCGGATCACTTCCGCATGGTGTTCCTGCCACACGAGCCAGACCTGCGCGAAGCCATTAGCCGTATGGCCAAGTTCCTGAAAGACTATCGCATCAAACACGGTACGGAACGGCCTGAGTTTGCCCAAGCAAGCACTTCTGCCGTAGATAGCGCCGAAGCTGAATAA
- a CDS encoding LysR family transcriptional regulator yields MDRFEAMRTFAKVVETGSFTKAAQTLHISRTRATHLVQQLEARLQVSLLNRTTRKVSVTSAGALYFERVVQLLADLEDSERDLAQALASPSGRLRVDVPSPLASRVLVPALPSFYARYPDIQLDMGVGDKTVDLLDESMDCVVRGGQIQDQSLIAKRVGELHLSIYAAPSYLEQFGPLVHPKELEGLAHRMVGYLWEHQNKPFPYALRRHKERVSLPGRYGLAVNDGNAYLAAGEAGLGLVCLPEYLAKEAVHAGRLIALFPDWTMDPMPLYVAFHRSKHTNVRLRVFIDWVAEQLSQVS; encoded by the coding sequence GTGGACCGTTTCGAAGCGATGCGTACTTTTGCCAAGGTAGTGGAAACGGGCAGCTTTACCAAGGCGGCCCAAACTTTGCATATCAGCCGAACCAGGGCCACACATTTAGTGCAGCAATTGGAGGCACGCTTGCAGGTGAGCTTGCTGAATCGCACGACGCGCAAGGTGAGCGTCACTAGTGCCGGAGCACTCTACTTTGAGCGTGTAGTGCAATTGCTGGCCGATCTGGAGGACAGTGAGCGGGACCTGGCCCAAGCCTTGGCTTCGCCCAGTGGCCGTTTGCGGGTAGATGTGCCCAGCCCTTTAGCCAGCCGCGTGCTGGTGCCCGCCTTGCCTTCGTTCTACGCACGCTACCCGGATATTCAGCTGGATATGGGGGTGGGCGACAAGACAGTAGATTTGCTGGATGAAAGCATGGACTGTGTGGTTCGGGGTGGTCAGATTCAAGATCAGTCCTTGATCGCCAAGCGGGTCGGGGAGCTGCATCTGTCCATCTATGCTGCACCCTCGTATCTGGAGCAGTTTGGTCCCCTTGTACATCCCAAAGAGCTGGAAGGGCTTGCACATCGAATGGTGGGATACCTGTGGGAACATCAGAACAAACCGTTTCCTTATGCCTTGCGTCGCCATAAAGAGCGGGTTTCTTTGCCAGGCCGTTATGGCTTGGCCGTGAATGATGGCAACGCCTATCTGGCAGCGGGCGAAGCGGGTTTGGGGCTGGTTTGCTTGCCGGAGTATTTGGCCAAGGAAGCGGTACACGCAGGGCGCTTGATCGCGTTATTCCCTGATTGGACGATGGACCCTATGCCCTTGTATGTGGCTTTTCACCGTAGCAAACATACGAATGTTCGGCTGCGTGTTTTTATTGATTGGGTTGCGGAGCAATTGTCTCAAGTATCTTGA
- a CDS encoding RidA family protein yields the protein MTTSRQAVFPTERQALYERGHYSPAIRSNGFLFVSGQVGSREDGSPEPDLEQQIRLAFENLNTVLAAAGCSFAHVLDVTLFLVNPEANLETLWKVLPDYWGDAPYPALTGVGVPWLSGFQFEIKVVAQLPEQA from the coding sequence ATGACTACCTCACGCCAAGCCGTATTTCCCACCGAACGCCAAGCCTTGTATGAGCGCGGACATTACTCGCCGGCGATTCGTTCCAATGGCTTCTTGTTTGTTTCTGGCCAAGTCGGCAGCCGCGAAGACGGCTCACCCGAGCCGGATCTGGAACAGCAAATACGCCTGGCCTTTGAGAACCTCAATACCGTGCTGGCCGCAGCAGGTTGCAGCTTTGCTCATGTGCTGGATGTGACGCTGTTTTTGGTGAACCCGGAAGCCAATCTGGAAACATTGTGGAAGGTTCTGCCGGACTACTGGGGGGATGCGCCCTACCCGGCACTGACAGGCGTAGGGGTGCCTTGGCTGTCGGGTTTTCAGTTTGAAATCAAGGTGGTGGCACAACTTCCTGAACAAGCCTGA
- a CDS encoding TetR/AcrR family transcriptional regulator codes for MGRVSREQAERNRERVLETACRLFRKHGVEGVSIGDIMTEAGLTAGAFYKQFASKEALIDEASRFAFTQSSESWERINQRYEEDAVQGFQALMRRYFKHSPQTQSCPILAFSSLASSLPADAQTTAIYSEGVERLFEQFRSVAVQACAEQSEEQIMLLFAAMLGTGMISRAVGDTAFTQGMQAAVLAALPGSESDQHD; via the coding sequence ATGGGACGTGTCTCGCGCGAGCAGGCCGAACGCAACCGCGAACGGGTGCTGGAAACAGCGTGTCGATTGTTTCGCAAACATGGGGTGGAAGGGGTCTCGATCGGGGACATCATGACAGAGGCAGGCCTGACGGCCGGCGCCTTCTACAAGCAGTTTGCTTCCAAAGAGGCCTTGATTGACGAGGCTTCCCGCTTTGCTTTCACCCAGTCCTCGGAATCCTGGGAGCGTATTAACCAGCGCTATGAAGAAGATGCCGTGCAAGGTTTTCAGGCCTTGATGCGGCGTTATTTCAAGCACAGCCCTCAAACCCAAAGCTGCCCGATTCTGGCCTTTTCTTCATTGGCCAGCAGCCTGCCTGCGGATGCGCAGACCACGGCGATTTACAGTGAAGGAGTAGAGCGCTTGTTTGAGCAGTTCCGTAGTGTCGCCGTGCAAGCCTGTGCCGAGCAGTCCGAAGAGCAAATCATGCTTTTGTTTGCCGCCATGCTGGGGACAGGGATGATCAGCAGGGCCGTGGGCGATACTGCGTTTACGCAAGGTATGCAAGCTGCCGTGTTGGCGGCATTACCGGGCAGTGAGTCCGATCAGCACGATTAG
- a CDS encoding MaoC family dehydratase — MSLTVPVYLEDLALGMEFRSAEHALDEAQIVSFARQFDPQPFHLDAEAAKDTFFQGLAASGWHTAAITMKLLVDSLVFSQGIIGAGGQIDWPRPTRPGDVLHVLSKIIDIQPSRSKADRGMVTVESHTMNQNNEVCQRLIAKLIAFRRPEV; from the coding sequence ATGAGCCTTACAGTACCTGTCTATCTTGAAGATCTGGCCCTGGGAATGGAGTTTCGTAGCGCCGAGCATGCTCTGGATGAAGCGCAAATTGTCAGCTTTGCCCGCCAGTTTGATCCGCAGCCTTTCCATCTGGATGCAGAAGCGGCCAAGGACACGTTCTTTCAGGGGCTGGCTGCCAGTGGTTGGCATACCGCGGCCATCACCATGAAGCTGTTGGTGGACAGCCTGGTGTTTAGCCAGGGGATTATTGGTGCAGGCGGGCAGATAGATTGGCCACGGCCTACGCGCCCTGGTGATGTCTTGCATGTTCTCAGCAAGATCATCGATATTCAGCCCTCTCGCTCCAAGGCAGACAGGGGCATGGTGACGGTGGAGTCTCACACCATGAATCAAAACAATGAGGTGTGTCAGCGCTTGATTGCCAAGCTGATTGCTTTTCGTCGTCCGGAGGTTTGA
- a CDS encoding GNAT family N-acetyltransferase, whose product MISIRPVQAQEWRTYQALRLSALRDSPDAFGSTYAVESAHPEHFWQERIQAAWASKTDHVLLAEKEEMACGLVWCKLSASEPAVVDIYQMWVAPSARGLRAGFGLLDAAVKWAKSRQAACVRLGVTLTNEAAVRLYEHYGFVPSGEPEPLREGSPLMSQTLVLKLAD is encoded by the coding sequence GTGATCTCTATTCGTCCGGTTCAGGCGCAGGAATGGCGAACCTATCAGGCATTGCGTCTCAGCGCCTTGCGTGATTCTCCCGATGCCTTTGGGAGTACCTATGCCGTGGAGTCCGCACATCCTGAGCATTTCTGGCAGGAGCGAATTCAAGCTGCTTGGGCGTCCAAGACGGACCATGTCTTGTTGGCTGAAAAAGAGGAGATGGCTTGTGGTCTGGTCTGGTGCAAGCTGTCTGCTTCGGAACCCGCTGTGGTCGATATTTATCAGATGTGGGTAGCTCCATCTGCACGAGGTTTGCGGGCAGGTTTTGGCCTGCTGGATGCCGCGGTGAAATGGGCAAAAAGCAGGCAAGCAGCGTGTGTTCGTCTAGGTGTGACCTTGACGAATGAGGCAGCCGTCCGGCTGTATGAACATTACGGCTTTGTGCCCAGCGGCGAGCCCGAGCCTTTGCGTGAGGGTTCCCCTTTGATGTCACAAACTCTGGTGCTGAAGTTAGCGGATTAA
- a CDS encoding RidA family protein, translated as MNVVKMLASAALISSLAAPALAQDVKRHPIPNSDFPILTAVEVPAGKTTVYLSGTVPAVRDKSADAASTAAYGNMQQQTESIMEQIKAQLEGMGMSVGDIIKMQAFLVAPDGGKLDFDGFMAGYSKYFGTKEQPNLPVRSAMAVQALVNPGWLVELEVTAVRP; from the coding sequence ATGAATGTCGTGAAGATGCTTGCCTCTGCTGCCTTGATCAGTAGCTTGGCTGCGCCGGCGTTGGCGCAGGATGTGAAGCGCCATCCTATTCCCAATTCGGATTTCCCGATTCTGACGGCAGTGGAAGTGCCTGCAGGTAAAACCACGGTCTACTTGAGCGGCACCGTCCCGGCTGTGCGCGACAAGTCGGCAGATGCAGCCAGCACGGCAGCCTATGGCAATATGCAGCAGCAAACCGAGTCCATCATGGAGCAGATCAAGGCTCAGCTGGAAGGCATGGGCATGTCGGTTGGGGACATCATCAAGATGCAGGCCTTCCTGGTTGCCCCCGATGGCGGCAAGCTGGATTTTGACGGCTTCATGGCAGGCTACTCCAAGTACTTTGGAACCAAGGAACAGCCCAATCTGCCAGTGCGATCAGCTATGGCGGTCCAGGCTCTGGTGAACCCAGGCTGGCTGGTCGAGTTGGAGGTGACGGCCGTGCGGCCTTGA
- a CDS encoding LysE/ArgO family amino acid transporter gives MFFSVVATGFLTGAGLIMAIGTQNAFVLRQGLERSHVGLVVAICALADIVLILGGVAGIGTLVQEWPGLLQVLRFGGAAFLAWYGLLAAQRAWTGEGSLMAGKSSERNRRRILLTCLAFTFLNPHVYLDTMVLLGSLSTPYPGNLQWAFALGACAASASWFLALGYGARLLQPVFRQPLAWRVLDGSIAVFMLALCALLLLRPLH, from the coding sequence ATGTTCTTCTCTGTTGTAGCGACTGGCTTTCTGACAGGTGCGGGCCTGATCATGGCTATTGGCACCCAAAATGCCTTCGTGTTGCGGCAGGGTCTGGAGCGTAGTCATGTGGGTTTGGTGGTGGCGATCTGCGCGCTGGCCGATATTGTCTTGATCCTGGGAGGCGTGGCTGGCATCGGTACTTTGGTACAGGAATGGCCGGGCTTGTTGCAAGTTCTGCGCTTTGGCGGCGCCGCTTTTCTGGCCTGGTATGGGCTGCTGGCGGCACAGCGAGCCTGGACTGGTGAGGGAAGCCTGATGGCCGGGAAAAGTAGCGAGCGTAATCGTCGCCGCATCTTGCTGACTTGTTTGGCGTTCACCTTTTTGAACCCCCACGTCTATCTGGATACGATGGTGCTGTTGGGCAGCCTGTCTACGCCTTATCCCGGCAACTTGCAGTGGGCATTCGCCTTGGGAGCCTGTGCAGCCAGCGCCAGCTGGTTTCTGGCCTTGGGCTATGGAGCACGATTGCTGCAACCCGTGTTTCGCCAGCCGCTGGCCTGGCGTGTGCTGGACGGTAGCATCGCTGTTTTCATGTTGGCCTTGTGTGCTTTATTGCTGCTGCGGCCTTTGCATTAA
- a CDS encoding LysR family transcriptional regulator ArgP, with the protein MDLLHPQLRAFMAVLEEGSFEAAGRKLYITTSAISQRIKALEDRLGQVLVLRQPPCRPTPAGELLLRRVRPMQVLEAEAVADFLPEKNGPCRPIAIAVNSDSLDTWFLEALSQLSQKHGYLFDVRVDDQDHTLELIRNGSVLGAVTAEPTPLQGCEVQALGIMRYQAIASPEFVARHFGLGVDTESLAQAPMIVFNRKDELQWRFIRQITTESVTPPIHYLPTSTGFVKAAALGLGWCLAPDSMVSDALAAEELALVAPGLWLDVPLYWQHAAIRSDTLRNMGTALQRAAKTSLLPVST; encoded by the coding sequence ATGGATCTGCTGCACCCACAACTCAGAGCCTTTATGGCAGTCCTGGAAGAAGGCAGTTTTGAAGCGGCCGGACGCAAGCTGTACATCACCACCTCGGCCATCTCACAACGTATCAAGGCGCTGGAAGACAGACTGGGACAGGTGCTGGTCCTGCGCCAACCGCCTTGCCGTCCGACCCCAGCGGGAGAATTGCTGCTGCGTCGTGTACGCCCCATGCAGGTTCTGGAAGCCGAGGCTGTCGCGGACTTCTTGCCAGAAAAAAATGGCCCATGCCGGCCTATCGCGATTGCCGTCAATAGTGACTCGCTAGACACCTGGTTTCTGGAAGCCTTGTCCCAGCTCAGTCAGAAACATGGCTACTTGTTTGATGTGCGTGTGGATGATCAGGACCACACGCTGGAGCTGATACGCAATGGCTCCGTGCTGGGCGCTGTCACCGCCGAACCAACACCTCTACAAGGCTGCGAGGTTCAGGCTCTGGGTATCATGCGCTATCAGGCCATTGCTTCTCCAGAGTTTGTGGCCCGGCATTTCGGATTGGGAGTAGACACAGAATCCCTGGCTCAAGCCCCCATGATTGTCTTCAACCGCAAGGACGAATTGCAGTGGCGCTTTATACGGCAGATCACTACTGAATCTGTCACACCTCCCATCCACTACCTGCCTACCTCTACCGGCTTTGTGAAAGCAGCGGCTTTGGGCCTAGGCTGGTGTCTGGCGCCCGACTCCATGGTCAGCGATGCCCTGGCCGCCGAAGAGCTAGCTTTAGTCGCCCCCGGCCTTTGGCTGGATGTGCCCTTGTATTGGCAACATGCTGCTATCCGCTCCGACACCTTGCGCAATATGGGTACGGCACTTCAACGTGCAGCCAAAACCTCATTGCTGCCAGTTTCAACTTAA
- a CDS encoding PLP-dependent aminotransferase family protein gives MSRTAHNPKVPSLGELDRSAGALGRQLAQKLRDAVKNGALKPGESLPSTRALAASLGVARGTVVEAFEQLIAEGFLESSPGVGTYIAHSLASPKIRAKKRRTASLPAQPAPPAAQPFNTVAAQFQPLPSAPFAVSIPLGAAAPGPIWRRLGNRLRAHGQGAPGGYGDPQGALLLRAAIAEYVRRSRSVRCEAEQVIVTTGTQQGLFLACLVLMSQQDFAWVENPAYPGITAILNTVGAPERMVRVPVDEEGLDVAAGIRLQADARVAFVTPSHQYPLGMPMSMARRNALLAWARDKSAWIVEDDYDSEFRYSGHPFPSMQGLDPERAIYLGTFSKVLFPSLRLGYAIVPPQLVQAFCGARVLLDRHPPSADQHVLASFISEGHLERHIRRMRGVYTQCRKHLFEIVREVLPGDLASLQPGDQGMHSVLWLASQIDDVAVAQRAMQEGVAVRPVSTMYHAGEGPPGLILGLSAFSPEQMKEAAQKLAGIISELARPPKAKRKP, from the coding sequence ATGTCACGCACTGCCCACAATCCAAAGGTTCCATCTCTTGGTGAGCTGGACCGAAGCGCCGGAGCCTTGGGGCGTCAGTTGGCGCAGAAGCTGCGCGATGCGGTAAAAAATGGTGCGCTTAAACCGGGTGAGTCCTTACCCTCTACACGAGCCTTGGCTGCCTCCTTGGGTGTTGCCCGTGGCACGGTTGTAGAGGCTTTTGAGCAATTGATTGCCGAAGGCTTTCTGGAGTCCTCGCCGGGCGTGGGCACTTATATTGCTCACTCGCTGGCCAGCCCCAAAATAAGAGCGAAAAAGCGCAGGACAGCATCGCTGCCTGCACAGCCTGCGCCACCTGCTGCCCAGCCATTCAATACGGTTGCAGCTCAATTCCAGCCTTTACCGTCAGCCCCGTTTGCTGTGTCGATTCCATTGGGTGCCGCTGCGCCAGGACCGATCTGGCGACGCTTGGGGAATCGTTTACGGGCGCATGGTCAGGGCGCGCCGGGCGGCTATGGTGATCCTCAAGGTGCCTTGCTTTTGCGGGCAGCCATTGCGGAATATGTGCGTCGGTCGCGCTCGGTGCGTTGTGAGGCAGAGCAGGTGATTGTGACCACGGGCACTCAGCAGGGCTTGTTTCTGGCTTGTCTGGTCTTGATGAGCCAGCAGGATTTTGCCTGGGTGGAGAACCCGGCCTACCCCGGCATTACCGCGATTTTGAACACGGTCGGTGCGCCGGAGCGTATGGTTCGTGTGCCTGTAGATGAAGAGGGGCTGGATGTGGCTGCGGGCATACGCTTGCAAGCCGATGCGCGGGTTGCCTTTGTGACTCCTTCACACCAATACCCTTTGGGTATGCCTATGAGCATGGCACGGCGCAATGCCTTGCTGGCCTGGGCACGGGATAAATCCGCCTGGATTGTCGAGGATGATTACGACAGCGAGTTCCGTTATTCCGGCCATCCCTTTCCTTCCATGCAGGGCCTGGACCCGGAGCGGGCGATCTATCTGGGAACCTTCAGCAAGGTGCTGTTTCCCTCGCTGCGCCTGGGTTATGCGATTGTGCCGCCGCAGCTGGTACAGGCTTTTTGCGGAGCGAGGGTCCTGCTGGATCGGCATCCGCCCAGCGCAGACCAGCATGTTCTGGCCAGCTTTATTTCAGAGGGGCATCTGGAACGTCATATTCGCCGTATGCGCGGGGTTTATACCCAGTGTCGCAAGCATCTTTTTGAGATTGTGCGCGAGGTTCTGCCTGGCGATTTGGCCAGCTTGCAGCCTGGAGATCAAGGTATGCACTCGGTCTTGTGGCTAGCTTCGCAGATTGACGATGTGGCAGTGGCACAGCGCGCCATGCAGGAGGGTGTGGCTGTGCGTCCGGTCTCCACCATGTATCACGCCGGTGAAGGGCCACCTGGGCTGATTCTGGGTTTAAGCGCATTCAGTCCGGAGCAAATGAAGGAAGCAGCGCAGAAGCTGGCGGGCATCATCTCCGAGCTTGCTCGCCCTCCCAAAGCCAAAAGGAAACCCTGA
- a CDS encoding FMN-binding negative transcriptional regulator, protein MYIPAHFNESRPETLHELIAQHPLGILVANGKSGLSANHLPFMLHPQEGARGVLHCHVARNNPVWQDLDNGDEVMVIFRAGDAYISPQWFPSKLETHKQVPSWNYIVAHAYGRVTIRDDERYVRGAVARLTRIHEASQPVPWKMTDGPKDYIDAMLKAIVGIEIEITRLIGKTKLSQNKEARDVEAASAALISQGDHFIGSAMQAVAADKRAQETQK, encoded by the coding sequence ATGTATATCCCCGCACACTTCAATGAATCCCGGCCTGAAACACTGCACGAGCTGATCGCCCAGCATCCACTAGGCATTCTGGTCGCCAATGGCAAAAGTGGTTTAAGCGCGAACCACCTGCCCTTCATGCTGCATCCCCAGGAAGGCGCGCGAGGGGTGTTGCACTGCCACGTCGCCAGAAACAATCCCGTATGGCAAGACCTGGACAACGGCGACGAAGTGATGGTGATATTTCGTGCAGGGGACGCCTATATCTCCCCGCAATGGTTTCCCAGCAAGCTGGAAACACACAAGCAAGTCCCGTCCTGGAACTACATCGTAGCCCATGCTTATGGGCGGGTAACAATACGCGATGATGAACGTTATGTTCGTGGTGCCGTGGCGCGTTTGACCCGCATTCACGAAGCCAGCCAGCCCGTGCCCTGGAAGATGACGGATGGCCCCAAGGACTATATCGACGCCATGCTGAAAGCCATTGTCGGGATTGAAATTGAAATCACTCGCCTGATCGGCAAGACCAAGCTCAGTCAGAATAAAGAGGCTCGGGATGTGGAGGCGGCATCAGCTGCCTTAATCAGCCAAGGGGACCATTTCATTGGCAGTGCAATGCAGGCGGTGGCAGCAGACAAACGAGCACAAGAAACCCAGAAATAA
- a CDS encoding Rrf2 family transcriptional regulator: protein MRSDSRLSRMLHVLLHMARHDQPFTSEQIATMLSTNPVVVRRTMAGLRKAGYVRSEKGHGGGWTLSCDLQEVTLLDIHKAVGGPRIFFIGHENENPSCGVAKVINAALGDVLKEAETLVMQRLEAIPLAELLAEFEQLYKAEMAELDRKMAEQ from the coding sequence ATGAGAAGTGATAGTCGGCTATCCCGCATGCTGCACGTTTTGCTGCACATGGCCAGGCACGATCAGCCATTTACCTCCGAGCAAATCGCCACCATGCTCAGCACCAATCCCGTGGTCGTCCGACGCACCATGGCGGGCTTGCGCAAGGCGGGCTACGTGCGCTCCGAAAAAGGCCACGGGGGCGGCTGGACACTAAGCTGTGATCTGCAAGAAGTCACGCTGCTGGACATACACAAAGCGGTTGGGGGACCGCGTATCTTCTTTATCGGCCACGAGAACGAGAACCCAAGCTGCGGTGTCGCCAAAGTAATTAACGCCGCCTTGGGCGATGTGCTCAAGGAAGCGGAAACCCTGGTCATGCAAAGGCTGGAAGCCATCCCCCTGGCAGAGCTATTGGCTGAGTTTGAGCAACTCTATAAGGCAGAAATGGCAGAGCTGGACAGGAAAATGGCGGAGCAATAA
- a CDS encoding class I SAM-dependent methyltransferase yields the protein MKTPTSVQPFSDPALVARYADTTPQRIPGFHDLHRMALILLSERAKSNARILVLAAGGGLELKSFAQARPDWSFAGVDPSQAMLDLAAQVLGPLGSQVGLIPGYVDDAPLELFDGATCLLTLHFLSKAERFSLLKSLLARLKPGAALVVAHHCRPEEGATEDWLARSIAFATGTETTAEAIGSASNMARHLTLLSPQEEEGLLREAGFTAPALFYAGLSFRGWVAYADDQA from the coding sequence ATGAAAACACCCACTTCCGTCCAGCCCTTTAGCGATCCTGCCTTGGTCGCCCGGTATGCCGATACAACACCACAGCGCATTCCTGGCTTCCATGATCTTCATCGCATGGCCTTGATCCTGCTTTCCGAACGAGCAAAGAGCAATGCCAGGATTCTGGTCCTGGCAGCAGGTGGCGGGCTGGAGTTGAAGTCTTTTGCGCAAGCCCGTCCAGATTGGTCGTTTGCAGGAGTCGATCCCTCGCAAGCCATGCTGGATCTGGCGGCCCAGGTGCTAGGGCCTTTGGGTTCGCAAGTGGGTTTGATACCAGGCTATGTGGACGATGCACCGCTGGAGCTGTTTGATGGTGCTACTTGTCTGCTGACTCTGCATTTCTTGTCAAAAGCAGAGCGCTTTTCGCTGTTGAAGTCCTTGCTCGCACGCTTGAAACCGGGGGCGGCGCTTGTGGTGGCCCATCATTGTCGGCCAGAGGAGGGGGCAACTGAGGACTGGCTAGCCCGATCCATCGCCTTTGCTACAGGGACGGAAACTACGGCGGAAGCGATAGGTTCTGCATCAAATATGGCCCGGCATTTGACGCTGTTAAGCCCGCAGGAGGAAGAGGGTTTGTTGCGGGAGGCGGGGTTCACCGCACCAGCCTTGTTCTATGCAGGGCTCTCGTTCCGGGGTTGGGTAGCCTATGCGGATGATCAGGCCTAA